In Acaryochloris marina S15, a single genomic region encodes these proteins:
- a CDS encoding serine protease produces MKFGYGIPSVLVGVVTVVVVQGQAVLALTASQVANIAEQISVKIDGQAPGSGVMIAKQDKTYFVLTAAHVVATDDEYDVITPDNQRHSLSYAQVKKLPGVDLAVVQFSSEKPYQVANLGNSSQSQRGMTTYVAGWPLTGTAITQPTLLFQQGIVSANSQVKQDDGYGLIYTNNTLPGMSGGPVLSEEGTLVGIHGRGETDRQASTRNPDVVVKVGYNLGIPISTFLSLAPQSGIDLDLQVATAQAPDPSATAKPSKVDDLIAQSGNQLYQGNNEAALGALNQAIETDPNAADAYRLRADARMSSIGWSFLEGRSRKNRDIVLAAQQDINEAIRLNPDLSDAYTIRAYLKFVLKDGSGATSDINQALRLDSQAAMPYILRANLLTEKQQWQNAIADANAALKLDANSPYAAFAYNARGLARASTRDISGGLQDLTQAISLSPSNALFYMNRGTVLALSGKRNEGRADLEKSASLAQQKGRTEVYKEVTKRLNLLKRLP; encoded by the coding sequence ATGAAATTTGGTTATGGAATTCCATCTGTACTGGTTGGGGTAGTAACTGTTGTTGTGGTGCAAGGGCAAGCTGTTCTAGCTCTCACTGCTTCACAGGTGGCTAATATTGCTGAGCAAATCAGCGTGAAGATTGATGGGCAAGCACCTGGCTCAGGGGTAATGATTGCCAAGCAAGACAAGACTTATTTTGTGCTGACAGCAGCCCATGTAGTGGCAACAGACGATGAGTATGACGTGATTACGCCAGATAATCAGCGCCACTCTTTGAGCTATGCCCAGGTTAAAAAATTGCCTGGTGTTGACCTTGCCGTGGTGCAGTTCAGTAGTGAAAAGCCCTATCAAGTGGCTAATTTGGGTAATTCCAGTCAATCGCAACGAGGAATGACCACTTATGTTGCTGGGTGGCCGTTAACAGGAACAGCGATTACTCAACCTACCCTGTTGTTTCAGCAGGGTATTGTCTCTGCTAATTCTCAGGTGAAGCAAGATGACGGTTACGGCTTAATTTATACCAACAACACCTTGCCAGGTATGTCTGGGGGGCCAGTGCTGAGTGAAGAAGGAACGTTAGTTGGTATTCATGGCCGGGGAGAAACGGATCGCCAGGCAAGCACCCGTAATCCAGATGTAGTGGTGAAGGTGGGCTATAACCTGGGAATTCCGATTAGTACGTTTTTGTCCTTAGCGCCTCAATCTGGAATAGATCTAGACTTACAGGTTGCTACTGCTCAAGCGCCCGATCCGAGTGCGACTGCAAAGCCCTCAAAGGTGGATGACTTGATTGCCCAAAGTGGCAATCAACTCTATCAAGGCAATAATGAGGCCGCTTTGGGGGCTCTAAATCAAGCGATTGAAACGGATCCTAATGCAGCGGATGCTTACCGTTTAAGGGCGGATGCTCGTATGTCTTCGATCGGCTGGAGTTTTTTGGAGGGTCGGTCTAGAAAGAATCGCGATATTGTCTTGGCTGCACAACAAGATATCAATGAGGCGATTCGCCTAAACCCTGATTTGAGTGATGCTTATACCATCAGAGCTTATCTAAAGTTTGTTTTGAAAGATGGATCGGGTGCAACATCGGATATTAACCAGGCCCTGAGGTTAGATTCTCAAGCTGCGATGCCTTATATTCTGCGTGCAAATCTATTGACCGAAAAGCAGCAGTGGCAGAATGCCATCGCGGATGCCAATGCTGCATTGAAACTGGATGCTAATTCCCCCTATGCGGCGTTTGCCTATAATGCCCGAGGTCTAGCACGGGCCAGTACTAGAGATATTTCTGGAGGACTGCAGGATTTGACCCAGGCCATCAGCCTGTCTCCTAGCAATGCGTTGTTCTATATGAATAGAGGAACGGTGCTGGCCCTTAGCGGTAAAAGAAATGAGGGACGGGCCGATCTGGAAAAAAGCGCCAGCTTGGCACAACAAAAAGGCCGTACTGAAGTGTACAAAGAGGTAACCAAACGATTGAATTTACTAAAACGTTTGCCTTAG
- a CDS encoding transposase, translating to MAADEGRFGRLGQVRRAWCAPGIRPESGQQLVREYLYGYVAVAPALGKMSALVLPFSNTQMMNLFLAQVADEFSDYFVVMQVDGASYHTGKKLVIPDNIRLIVQPPRSPQLNAVEHIWEEVKEKHFYNQVFDSLDEVSDTLCKGLKELMDLPDRLTSMTNFPHMRITI from the coding sequence ATGGCAGCAGACGAAGGGCGCTTTGGTCGTCTAGGGCAAGTAAGAAGAGCTTGGTGTGCTCCTGGAATTCGACCCGAAAGTGGGCAGCAGCTTGTCCGTGAATATCTCTATGGCTATGTTGCTGTTGCTCCTGCGTTAGGAAAGATGAGTGCTTTAGTCTTACCCTTTTCCAATACTCAGATGATGAACTTATTCCTAGCACAAGTGGCGGATGAATTTTCAGACTATTTTGTGGTGATGCAGGTCGATGGAGCGTCTTACCACACCGGAAAGAAGCTCGTCATTCCAGACAATATACGCTTGATTGTTCAGCCTCCTCGAAGTCCACAACTCAATGCTGTAGAGCATATCTGGGAGGAGGTGAAAGAAAAGCACTTCTACAATCAGGTTTTTGATTCTTTAGATGAGGTATCCGATACCTTGTGCAAGGGACTCAAAGAACTCATGGATTTACCCGATAGGCTGACTTCTATGACCAATTTTCCTCATATGAGAATTACGATTTAA
- a CDS encoding winged helix-turn-helix domain-containing protein yields MSRVSTVKPHLTVDEVKDKIATAPTARCQQKWMIIYNALVDPRPAIEIATHTATSLRTVHQVISAYNRLGAAAIAPRAKRKKNPGAYLSIEEEIEFLESFIERAQQGHLTTVQEIQTAFETKVETSVAPSTIYRLLDRHGWRKLMPRPSHPNGNKAAREAFKKTFGGWSKPL; encoded by the coding sequence ATGAGTCGAGTTAGTACAGTTAAACCGCATCTAACAGTGGATGAGGTGAAAGACAAAATTGCTACGGCTCCGACTGCCCGCTGTCAGCAAAAATGGATGATTATTTATAACGCCCTGGTAGATCCTCGCCCAGCTATCGAAATAGCCACGCATACTGCTACTAGTCTTCGAACGGTCCATCAGGTGATTTCCGCTTACAATCGCCTAGGAGCAGCAGCAATTGCTCCTAGGGCTAAACGGAAGAAGAATCCCGGTGCTTATCTGAGTATCGAAGAAGAGATTGAATTTTTAGAATCGTTTATTGAACGTGCTCAACAAGGTCATTTAACAACGGTTCAAGAGATCCAAACGGCCTTTGAGACTAAAGTGGAGACGTCAGTGGCACCCAGTACTATCTATCGTTTGCTAGACCGACACGGATGGCGCAAACTCATGCCTCGTCCGTCCCATCCCAATGGAAACAAAGCGGCACGAGAGGCTTTTAAAAAAACTTTCGGGGGCTGGTCCAAACCGCTGTAG
- a CDS encoding COP23 domain-containing protein: MITLPLVAGATLWLSRSPAQASEPRFSCGQSNNTPTTLAKTKQGFVAVIRWTSEHFAGSGWTPEARCQKVSGLFEQYYRDGSLNYVTTGRDVETEQNVVCVAPAPKQKCTGILFTLKPGSNPGKTLQKLMDLRVRASHDPLNETNRRIYIEMDEFLNSRPTINSTDSAPSETSTPSQPQPDDVW, translated from the coding sequence TTGATTACATTGCCATTAGTTGCTGGTGCGACCTTGTGGCTGAGTCGTTCCCCAGCGCAAGCGAGCGAACCAAGATTTAGCTGTGGCCAAAGCAACAATACGCCAACAACGTTGGCTAAAACGAAACAAGGTTTTGTTGCAGTGATCCGGTGGACATCAGAGCACTTTGCAGGTTCAGGCTGGACTCCCGAAGCCCGTTGCCAAAAAGTATCGGGATTGTTTGAGCAATACTATCGAGATGGGTCACTCAATTATGTAACCACTGGTCGAGATGTAGAGACTGAACAAAATGTTGTCTGTGTTGCGCCTGCTCCGAAGCAAAAGTGTACAGGTATTTTATTTACCCTAAAACCAGGAAGTAATCCAGGTAAAACACTTCAGAAGTTGATGGATTTGCGGGTACGAGCTTCCCATGATCCACTCAATGAGACCAATCGACGTATCTACATCGAGATGGATGAGTTCTTGAACTCCAGACCAACTATTAATTCCACCGATTCGGCTCCGTCTGAAACCTCAACGCCGTCTCAACCTCAGCCAGACGATGTTTGGTAG